A stretch of the Haloarcula ordinaria genome encodes the following:
- a CDS encoding carbohydrate ABC transporter permease: MSTPTQTETSNTKGLARLSDLWNEYLPYWFIAPMVLVMVSITFFPGAYDLYLSLIEEPSLNIFAAEFAGLDNFRTAFTRGGAFHSFVITVTVVISALLLESVLGFFLAAFVAGVESNRLKSFYRVLFILPMAVAPVSLATIGRLMLNTEVGIIPYVINAATPFAAPAFLSDLPLLTVILLDTWNWTPFMFIIFYAGLSSVPDTLVEASRVDGAPLWRRYVHVIIPYIKPVVFVATLIRMIDLFRTFGVVYGLTQGGPGTATQLVSINIYEQMFINNQINVAAAIAVVYLVFVIAIANIVIAKVGFEGVWD, encoded by the coding sequence ATGAGCACACCAACACAAACAGAAACAAGCAACACAAAAGGGCTCGCCAGACTCAGCGACCTGTGGAACGAGTATCTCCCGTACTGGTTCATCGCACCGATGGTGCTGGTGATGGTGAGCATCACCTTCTTCCCCGGTGCCTACGACCTGTACCTCTCGCTGATCGAGGAGCCCTCGCTGAACATCTTCGCGGCCGAGTTCGCCGGCCTCGACAACTTCCGGACCGCGTTCACCCGCGGGGGCGCGTTCCACTCGTTCGTCATCACGGTCACCGTGGTCATCAGCGCGCTGCTCCTCGAGAGCGTCCTCGGATTCTTCCTGGCGGCGTTCGTCGCCGGCGTCGAATCCAACCGGCTGAAGTCGTTCTACCGGGTCCTGTTCATCCTGCCGATGGCAGTCGCGCCCGTCTCGCTCGCGACGATCGGACGACTCATGCTGAACACCGAGGTCGGAATCATCCCGTACGTCATCAACGCGGCGACGCCGTTCGCCGCGCCGGCGTTCCTCTCGGACCTACCGCTGCTGACTGTCATCCTGCTTGATACGTGGAACTGGACGCCGTTCATGTTCATCATCTTCTACGCCGGCCTCTCGTCGGTGCCCGACACGCTCGTCGAGGCGTCGCGGGTCGACGGTGCGCCGCTGTGGCGGCGCTACGTCCACGTCATCATCCCGTACATCAAGCCGGTGGTGTTCGTCGCCACCCTCATCCGGATGATCGACCTGTTCCGGACGTTCGGCGTGGTGTACGGCCTGACCCAGGGCGGTCCAGGGACGGCGACCCAGCTGGTGAGTATCAACATCTACGAACAGATGTTCATCAACAACCAGATTAACGTCGCGGCTGCCATCGCAGTCGTCTACCTGGTCTTCGTCATCGCCATCGCGAACATCGTCATCGCGAAGGTCGGCTTCGAGGGGGTGTGGGACTGA
- a CDS encoding carbohydrate ABC transporter permease produces the protein MATSDVEPGSEQRLDKDTRETLVKVARHAVLLTWSFVVLFPLYWLASMSLKPPGQANSLPPDWIFLPTVYNYLELVQQSDFVGAFLNSLLMVGASVILVLLIGVPAAYVLSRYDIPMERDVLVWILSSRMLPPIAVVLPFFIIFRELNLFDTRIGMVLMYISINLSLVVWVMKAFFDGIPETLEEAARVDGATQFQGFRKVVLPAAKPGIFSVAIISFIFAWIELLFGLVLTSFEAVPVTLFVYSFIGSRSIEWSMLAAASMSMIIPVAIFLVAVNKYLAAGLSFGVVIKE, from the coding sequence ATGGCGACGTCAGACGTCGAACCCGGCTCGGAACAGCGACTCGATAAGGACACGCGGGAGACGCTCGTGAAGGTCGCTCGGCACGCCGTCCTCCTGACGTGGTCGTTCGTCGTGCTGTTCCCGCTGTACTGGCTGGCGTCCATGTCGCTGAAACCGCCGGGGCAAGCGAACTCGCTCCCGCCGGACTGGATCTTCCTGCCGACGGTGTACAACTACCTCGAGCTCGTCCAGCAGTCGGACTTCGTCGGGGCGTTCCTCAACAGTCTGCTCATGGTCGGGGCGTCGGTCATCCTCGTCTTGCTCATCGGCGTGCCCGCCGCGTACGTCCTCTCGCGGTACGACATCCCGATGGAGCGGGACGTGCTCGTGTGGATCCTCTCCTCGCGGATGCTCCCGCCGATCGCCGTCGTGCTCCCCTTCTTCATCATCTTCCGGGAGCTCAACCTCTTCGACACGCGCATCGGGATGGTGCTGATGTACATCAGCATCAACCTCTCGCTGGTCGTCTGGGTGATGAAGGCGTTCTTCGACGGCATCCCCGAGACGCTGGAGGAGGCCGCACGCGTCGACGGGGCGACCCAGTTCCAGGGCTTCCGCAAGGTCGTCTTACCGGCCGCCAAGCCCGGGATCTTCTCGGTCGCCATCATCAGCTTCATCTTCGCGTGGATCGAGCTGCTGTTCGGGCTCGTGCTGACGAGTTTCGAGGCAGTGCCGGTGACGCTGTTCGTCTACTCCTTCATCGGCTCTCGATCCATCGAGTGGTCGATGCTGGCGGCCGCGTCGATGTCGATGATTATCCCCGTGGCAATCTTCCTGGTCGCGGTCAACAAGTATCTCGCTGCGGGTCTCAGCTTCGGTGTGGTGATCAAAGAATGA
- a CDS encoding ABC transporter ATP-binding protein: MARITIDDVTKRFGEGEDSVVAVDDVSLNMKDGEFIVFVGPSGSGKSTLMRIVAGLESQSEGDIMIGDTVVNQLGPRARDIAMVFQNYALYPNMTVEENMSFGLKMSTDLSDDEIERQVTEAAEMMGIGPLLDNRPGELSGGQQQRVALGRAIVRDPNVFLMDEPLSNLDAKLRAEMRTEINRLQNDLDVTTLYVTHDQTEAMTMGDRLVILNYGEIQQVGTPLECFYRPSNQFVAGFLGSPSMNFFDGHVEGGTFRTDGFDFDLTDRMQTSVGDRSELVLGVRPEDITLHDEPTVGTEFEAVVDVVEPMGSISYVYLQPTNQDHDQTFIVETDGQRPISEEQSVYVDIPSEDVHLFDAETGETIHQRQLDEQAEVALEERMQTVNS; this comes from the coding sequence ATGGCTCGTATCACGATAGACGACGTAACGAAACGGTTCGGAGAGGGCGAGGACTCGGTCGTCGCGGTCGACGACGTCTCGCTCAACATGAAAGACGGCGAGTTCATCGTCTTCGTCGGCCCGTCGGGCAGTGGGAAGTCGACGCTCATGCGCATCGTCGCTGGGCTCGAGTCCCAGTCCGAGGGCGACATCATGATCGGTGACACCGTCGTCAATCAGCTGGGACCGCGCGCCCGGGACATCGCGATGGTGTTCCAGAACTACGCGCTGTACCCGAACATGACCGTCGAGGAGAACATGTCCTTCGGGCTGAAGATGTCGACGGACCTCTCCGACGACGAGATCGAGCGACAGGTGACGGAAGCCGCCGAGATGATGGGCATCGGCCCGCTGCTGGACAACCGACCCGGCGAGCTGTCGGGCGGCCAGCAACAGCGGGTGGCGCTCGGTCGCGCCATCGTCAGGGACCCGAACGTGTTCCTGATGGACGAACCGCTCAGTAACCTGGACGCGAAGCTCCGGGCGGAGATGCGCACGGAGATCAACCGGCTCCAGAACGACCTCGACGTCACGACGCTCTACGTCACGCACGACCAGACGGAGGCGATGACGATGGGCGACCGACTGGTCATCCTCAACTACGGGGAGATCCAGCAGGTCGGGACGCCTCTGGAGTGTTTCTACCGGCCGTCCAACCAGTTCGTCGCCGGCTTCCTCGGCTCGCCGTCGATGAACTTCTTCGACGGGCACGTCGAGGGCGGCACGTTCCGTACCGACGGGTTCGACTTCGACCTGACCGACCGGATGCAGACGTCCGTCGGCGACCGGAGCGAACTCGTCCTCGGCGTCCGGCCGGAGGACATCACCCTGCACGACGAACCGACCGTCGGCACCGAGTTCGAGGCCGTCGTCGACGTCGTCGAACCGATGGGGAGCATCTCCTACGTCTACCTGCAACCGACCAACCAGGACCACGACCAGACGTTCATCGTCGAGACGGACGGGCAGCGCCCCATCTCCGAGGAACAGTCGGTCTACGTCGACATCCCGTCCGAAGACGTCCACCTGTTCGACGCGGAGACCGGCGAGACCATCCACCAGCGCCAGCTCGACGAGCAGGCGGAGGTCGCCCTCGAAGAGCGGATGCAGACCGTCAACAGCTGA
- a CDS encoding SDR family NAD(P)-dependent oxidoreductase, with protein MSVLENLSLDGKTAIVTGAAQGLGKQMATGLAEMGADVAIADINHEKATETAAELDGETDVVAVQVDVTDEASVEAMVESVTDELGPIDVLVNNAGVPGNAPAEEMSYELWRKVISVNLDGVFLCSKHVGQQMLDRGEGRIVNISSMSAIDVNVPQPQAGYNASKAGVSQLTKSMAVEWADRGVRVNAIAPGYMRTDLVDEVLAENPAMEETWLENTPMRRLGRPEELRDLVVYLASDASSFMTGSVVTMDGGYTSR; from the coding sequence ATGAGCGTACTCGAGAACCTCTCCCTCGACGGGAAGACTGCTATCGTCACCGGCGCGGCACAGGGCCTCGGCAAGCAGATGGCGACCGGCCTCGCCGAGATGGGCGCCGACGTCGCTATCGCGGACATCAACCACGAGAAAGCGACCGAGACCGCGGCGGAGCTGGACGGCGAGACGGACGTCGTCGCGGTCCAGGTCGACGTGACCGACGAGGCGTCGGTCGAAGCGATGGTCGAATCGGTGACTGACGAGCTGGGACCGATAGACGTGCTCGTCAACAACGCCGGCGTCCCCGGCAACGCCCCGGCCGAAGAGATGAGCTACGAGCTGTGGCGGAAGGTCATCTCGGTGAACTTAGACGGCGTGTTCCTCTGCTCGAAACACGTCGGCCAGCAGATGCTCGACCGAGGCGAGGGGCGAATCGTCAACATCTCGTCGATGTCGGCCATCGACGTCAACGTTCCGCAACCCCAGGCGGGCTACAACGCCTCGAAAGCCGGCGTCTCGCAGTTGACGAAGTCAATGGCCGTCGAGTGGGCCGACCGGGGTGTCCGTGTCAACGCCATCGCGCCGGGGTACATGCGGACGGACCTCGTCGACGAGGTGCTCGCAGAGAACCCGGCGATGGAGGAGACCTGGCTGGAGAACACGCCGATGAGACGGCTCGGCCGTCCCGAAGAACTGCGCGACCTGGTCGTGTATCTGGCCTCGGACGCCTCGTCGTTCATGACCGGGTCGGTCGTGACGATGGACGGCGGCTACACCAGCCGTTGA